From Pseudomonadota bacterium, a single genomic window includes:
- a CDS encoding aldehyde ferredoxin oxidoreductase family protein produces MIGWCGKILKIDLGTKRFKTITPDPDILTKFIGGRGLAGYFLKEHITLNWNNPDMPVLLFTGPLANTTSPFSGFINVMSRSPLTGTVGDASVGGDFGSQLKKAGFDGILITGKSDTLCGLEIHNSKINITSASHLAGINTDKTTSLLQDKGSSAVIGPAAENGVLFSNIIFDGNIAGCRNGLGLCFAAKNLKYITVKGTKKTKISDSKELEKSKEDILRLVSASPVLSGNFGISKFGTAALFDLINDRRMLPADNFRHTYFKDAHLLNAPLLKQLYSPKDKGCAECNIMCKKIMPNGTGIPEFETLSHFSALIGNTDIETVISANKFCCESGMDTISAASTLACFSEINEKKLSPSEILKLLSDIAGKKGEGEFLGLGAARYAKMRGCPDTAMAVKNQELSSYDPRGAYGMALAYAVSTRGGCHLSAYPISYEILRKPVAIDRFSFEGKARIIKNSEDINAVIDSLAVCRFVFFSASMEEYAGVFHAVTGINLTANELIKAGERICYNERMTNAANGFSAKDDDLPSRFFNSYGYKGSDINISPIDRKSFLKARTNYYKARGLDKKGLPIAETAKELGL; encoded by the coding sequence ATGATCGGATGGTGCGGCAAAATACTTAAAATAGATCTTGGGACAAAAAGATTTAAAACCATTACTCCCGATCCTGATATTCTGACAAAGTTTATCGGCGGAAGAGGTCTTGCCGGATATTTTCTTAAAGAGCACATCACTCTTAACTGGAATAATCCTGATATGCCTGTTCTTCTTTTTACCGGCCCTCTTGCAAATACTACATCTCCCTTTTCAGGATTTATAAATGTTATGTCCCGATCTCCGCTTACAGGAACTGTCGGCGATGCATCCGTTGGAGGAGATTTCGGATCCCAGCTTAAAAAAGCAGGATTTGACGGAATCTTAATTACCGGCAAATCCGATACGCTTTGTGGCTTAGAAATCCATAACAGTAAAATAAATATAACTTCGGCTTCTCACCTTGCCGGAATAAATACTGACAAAACTACATCTTTATTGCAAGATAAAGGCTCAAGCGCTGTAATCGGACCTGCCGCAGAAAACGGTGTTTTATTTTCAAATATAATTTTTGACGGCAATATTGCCGGATGCAGAAACGGGCTTGGGCTTTGTTTTGCGGCAAAAAATCTGAAATACATTACTGTTAAAGGTACAAAGAAAACAAAGATATCCGATAGTAAAGAACTTGAAAAATCAAAAGAAGATATTTTAAGATTGGTTTCTGCTTCTCCAGTGCTTTCAGGTAATTTCGGGATTTCAAAATTCGGAACGGCAGCTCTTTTTGATCTTATAAATGACAGGCGTATGTTGCCTGCCGATAATTTCAGGCATACTTATTTTAAAGACGCGCATTTGCTTAATGCGCCTTTATTAAAACAATTATACTCCCCAAAAGACAAGGGCTGTGCGGAATGCAATATAATGTGCAAAAAAATTATGCCAAACGGTACAGGCATACCGGAGTTTGAAACTCTTTCCCATTTTTCTGCATTAATCGGTAATACCGATATTGAAACAGTGATTTCTGCAAACAAATTCTGCTGTGAAAGCGGAATGGATACAATTTCAGCAGCATCAACTCTTGCTTGCTTTTCGGAAATTAACGAGAAAAAACTAAGCCCTTCCGAAATATTAAAACTTCTTTCCGATATAGCCGGCAAAAAAGGAGAAGGCGAATTTCTTGGTCTGGGCGCTGCAAGATATGCAAAGATGAGGGGTTGTCCTGATACCGCAATGGCAGTAAAAAACCAGGAGCTTTCTTCCTATGACCCGCGCGGAGCTTATGGAATGGCTTTGGCCTATGCTGTTTCTACAAGGGGAGGATGCCATTTGAGCGCATACCCGATAAGCTATGAAATTTTAAGAAAACCCGTAGCAATAGACAGGTTCAGCTTTGAAGGAAAGGCAAGGATAATAAAAAACAGTGAAGATATAAATGCCGTAATCGATTCACTTGCAGTATGCAGATTCGTATTTTTTTCAGCTTCCATGGAAGAATACGCCGGTGTTTTTCATGCGGTAACAGGAATAAACTTAACAGCCAATGAATTAATAAAGGCAGGAGAACGTATTTGCTACAATGAGCGAATGACAAATGCTGCAAACGGTTTTTCGGCAAAAGACGATGATCTGCCTTCCCGTTTTTTTAATTCTTATGGCTATAAAGGATCTGATATCAATATAAGCCCGATTGACCGTAAAAGTTTTTTAAAAGCAAGAACAAATTATTACAAGGCCCGGGGTCTTGATAAGAAAGGATTACCCATTGCCGAAACGGCAAAAGAACTTGGGCTTTAA